From Lolium perenne isolate Kyuss_39 chromosome 5, Kyuss_2.0, whole genome shotgun sequence, a single genomic window includes:
- the LOC127301858 gene encoding aurora kinase isoform X1 has protein sequence MAAKGGGWAGEIRMEVVLRDGSTAAVYRLAPPWERTESTGGGAAAAPTVAAALTGATASRAAVPAQAARLVLTIAIAGTTYSISLLPPGEDGEASLAQSTTSMSIHLHPMEDRAAVRVYTIAGARKKWRTIGFYTICRIILKDNLPSFSTEQLFGTQVVQFSVRRCEELLFPPFHLKFKQDFNSLKRLGKGTEGEVFKCSSNFAEYVCAVKKVVPSDLMITSTNSEPSDVTILSELNHPNIVKLHLCWNVLGKDYFGRPAEVTFTSMLLCDRTLSTFLKENSRIELDTANDIFRQMMMGLQHAHQHHIVHHDLKPDNILVDDNQRIMISDFGTAKKKESPNSMLQPGVIGSLPYSAPEVTNFHESHDEKADIFSAGIICYELYIPTVAHREQKVKEMSRRIRQAMALCPPWINFDLDSALDGTNLLDEWTGDYSLLKLMLKPNGSERPSASDILARLPGHTA, from the exons ATGGCGGCGAAGGGAGGCGGATGGGCGGGCGAGATCCGCATGGAGGTTGTTTTGCGCGACGGCAGCACGGCTGCGGTGTACCGGCTCGCTCCTCCTTGGGAGCGCACGGAGTCTACCGGtgggggcgcggcggcggcgcccacGGTTGCGGCGGCGCTCACGGGGGCTACGGCATCACGCGCCGCCGTCCCGGCTCAAGCCGCTCGGCTGGTACTAACCATTGCAATTGCCGGCACTACCTATTCCATCTCGCTGCTTCCACCCGGCGAGGACGGCGAGGCCTCGTTGGCGCAGAGCACTACATCGATGTCGATCCACCTTCATCCAATGGAGGACCGTGCAGCTGTCAGGGTTTACACAATTGCAG GTGCTCGGAAGAAATGGAGAACGATTGGCTTCTACACAATCTGCAGGATTATTTTGAAGGACAATTTGCCATCGTTCTCTACTGAACAACTTTTTGGCACTCAAGTTGTGCAGTTCAGTGTCAGGAGGTGTGAAGAGCTATTATTTCCACCCTTCCATCTGAAGTTCAAGCAGGACTTCAATTCTCTCAAACGACTAG GCAAAGGAACTGAGGGCGAGGTCTTCAAGTGCTCTTCCAACTTCGCTGAATACGTTTGTGCTGTAAAAAAGGTTGTACCTTCAGATCTTATGATCACGTCAACAAATTCTGAGCCCAG CGACGTTACTATCCTCAGTGAGCTCAATCATCCTAACATAGTGAAGTTGCACCTTTGCTGGAATGTACTTGGAAAAGACTATTTCGGTCGTCCTGCTGAGGTGACATTCACATCTATGCTGTTGTGTGACAG GACCTTATCTACCTTCCTAAAGGAGAACTCACGAATTGAGCTGGATACTGCTAATGACATTTTCCGCCAAATGATGATGGGCCTGCAGCATGCACACCAGCATCACATCGTACACCATGATTTAAAGCCAGATAATATACTGGTGGATGATAATCAAAGGATCATGATTTCTGATTTTGGAACTG CCAAGAAGAAGGAATCGCCCAACTCAATGCTTCAGCCTGGCGTGATTGGCAGTCTTCCATATAGCGCGCCAGAGGTTACAAACTTCCATGAATCTCATGATGAAAAA GCGGACATTTTTTCCGCTGGGATCATCTGCTATGAGCTATACATCCCTACTGTGGCTCATAGAGAACAGAAAGTCAAGGAGATGAGCAGGCGAATTAGGCAAGCTATGGCGTTATGCCCACCCTGGATTAATTTTGATCTTGATTCTGCTTTGGATGGGACAAATCTTTTGGATGAATGGACTGGCGACTACTCTCTTCTGAAGTTAATGCTGAAGCCCAATGGTTCAGAACGACCTTCTGCCTCGGACATCTTG GCCAGGCTACCAGGTCACACTGCATAA
- the LOC127301858 gene encoding uncharacterized protein isoform X2 — protein sequence MAAKGGGWAGEIRMEVVLRDGSTAAVYRLAPPWERTESTGGGAAAAPTVAAALTGATASRAAVPAQAARLVLTIAIAGTTYSISLLPPGEDGEASLAQSTTSMSIHLHPMEDRAAVRVYTIAGARKKWRTIGFYTICRIILKDNLPSFSTEQLFGTQVVQFSVRRCEELLFPPFHLKFKQDFNSLKRLGKGTEGEVFKCSSNFAEYVCAVKKVVPSDLMITSTNSEPRTLSTFLKENSRIELDTANDIFRQMMMGLQHAHQHHIVHHDLKPDNILVDDNQRIMISDFGTAKKKESPNSMLQPGVIGSLPYSAPEVTNFHESHDEKADIFSAGIICYELYIPTVAHREQKVKEMSRRIRQAMALCPPWINFDLDSALDGTNLLDEWTGDYSLLKLMLKPNGSERPSASDILARLPGHTA from the exons ATGGCGGCGAAGGGAGGCGGATGGGCGGGCGAGATCCGCATGGAGGTTGTTTTGCGCGACGGCAGCACGGCTGCGGTGTACCGGCTCGCTCCTCCTTGGGAGCGCACGGAGTCTACCGGtgggggcgcggcggcggcgcccacGGTTGCGGCGGCGCTCACGGGGGCTACGGCATCACGCGCCGCCGTCCCGGCTCAAGCCGCTCGGCTGGTACTAACCATTGCAATTGCCGGCACTACCTATTCCATCTCGCTGCTTCCACCCGGCGAGGACGGCGAGGCCTCGTTGGCGCAGAGCACTACATCGATGTCGATCCACCTTCATCCAATGGAGGACCGTGCAGCTGTCAGGGTTTACACAATTGCAG GTGCTCGGAAGAAATGGAGAACGATTGGCTTCTACACAATCTGCAGGATTATTTTGAAGGACAATTTGCCATCGTTCTCTACTGAACAACTTTTTGGCACTCAAGTTGTGCAGTTCAGTGTCAGGAGGTGTGAAGAGCTATTATTTCCACCCTTCCATCTGAAGTTCAAGCAGGACTTCAATTCTCTCAAACGACTAG GCAAAGGAACTGAGGGCGAGGTCTTCAAGTGCTCTTCCAACTTCGCTGAATACGTTTGTGCTGTAAAAAAGGTTGTACCTTCAGATCTTATGATCACGTCAACAAATTCTGAGCCCAG GACCTTATCTACCTTCCTAAAGGAGAACTCACGAATTGAGCTGGATACTGCTAATGACATTTTCCGCCAAATGATGATGGGCCTGCAGCATGCACACCAGCATCACATCGTACACCATGATTTAAAGCCAGATAATATACTGGTGGATGATAATCAAAGGATCATGATTTCTGATTTTGGAACTG CCAAGAAGAAGGAATCGCCCAACTCAATGCTTCAGCCTGGCGTGATTGGCAGTCTTCCATATAGCGCGCCAGAGGTTACAAACTTCCATGAATCTCATGATGAAAAA GCGGACATTTTTTCCGCTGGGATCATCTGCTATGAGCTATACATCCCTACTGTGGCTCATAGAGAACAGAAAGTCAAGGAGATGAGCAGGCGAATTAGGCAAGCTATGGCGTTATGCCCACCCTGGATTAATTTTGATCTTGATTCTGCTTTGGATGGGACAAATCTTTTGGATGAATGGACTGGCGACTACTCTCTTCTGAAGTTAATGCTGAAGCCCAATGGTTCAGAACGACCTTCTGCCTCGGACATCTTG GCCAGGCTACCAGGTCACACTGCATAA
- the LOC127301859 gene encoding probable BRI1 kinase inhibitor 1, which yields MDAPRPRSPPPLFMPTTPPPPPPSPPPFFPSPSHDFSFSFPPLPSSPPPFHARLRALPLPAVAADMSRTPIGRVGSDISHNNYAKANRRHQTTSHTSSSEDFKDRDRAKNRASPFFSGFGGAWRSGEGRDDAAEDRRKVKGKRGPLEVGQRVRKYMASLVEQLLASFSRLGERERREQRRRPHSFSGSGPGAAAAAARERERWRQRRGQLSSAPASLRASPVNSGHLSVGGSVKVSTSSEESTMEELQSAIQAAIAHCKNSIAVAKE from the coding sequence ATGGACGCACCACGGCCACGGTCACCTCCACCTCTGTTCATGCCAACCACGCCTCCCCCTCCCCCACCATCACCGCCACCGTTCTTCCCCTCGCCTTCGCAcgacttctccttctccttccctCCGCTCCCTTCCTCGCCTCCTCCTTTCCACGCCCGCCTCCGcgcgcttccacttccggccgtcgccgccgacaTGTCCCGGACACCCATCGGCCGCGTCGGCAGCGACATCAGCCACAACAACTACGCCAAAGCGAACCGCCGTCATCAAACCACAAGTCACACCAGCAGCAGCGAGGACTTCAAGGACAGGGACAGGGCCAAGAACAGGGCCTCGCCTTTCTTCTCCGGCTTTGGCGGCGCGTGGAGATCAGGCGAGGGCAGAGACGACGCGGCCGAGGACAggaggaaggtgaaggggaagagagggcCGCTAGAGGTGGGCCAGAGGGTGAGGAAGTACATGGCGTCCCTGGTGGAGCAGCTGCTCGCCTCCTTCTCCCGGCTCGGCGAGAGGGAGCGGCGGGAGCAGCGGCGGAGGCCGCACTCGTTCTCGGGGAGCGGGCCGGGCGCCGCGGCGGCAGCCGCGAGGGAGCGGGAGCGGTGGAGGCAGAGACGCGGGCAGCTGTCGTCCGCGCCGGCGTCGCTGCGCGCGTCACCGGTGAACAGCGGGCACCTGTCCGTCGGCGGGTCCGTGAAGGTGTCGACGTCGTCGGAGGAGAGCACGATGGAGGAGCTGCAGAGCGCCATCCAGGCCGCCATCGCGCACTGCAAGAACTCCATCGCCGTGGCCAAGGAGTAG
- the LOC127301860 gene encoding probable protein phosphatase 2C 69 isoform X2 → MAMAAEAAAAATVPLGVLLRREVTSERMERPDVLCGEAARSRKGEDFTLLLAEAAHRVAGDPSTSFSVFALFDGHNGSGAAIYAKKNLLSNVLRATPSGLTRDEWLKVLPRSLVAAFVKTDKDLQAVAETSGTTVTFVIIDEWVVTVASVGDSRCILESADGSLYHLSADHRFDSNRDEVERVTACGSKVGPLRCWPGGLCLSRSIGDIDVGECIIPVPHVKQVKLSNAGGRIIIASDGVWDDLSFEMALECSRGYPSDIAANRIVNEAILPRGLRDDTTCIVVDILPPEKLAPSPPTKWQGKIVNKMFCRKHPDMSFKTDTEYAEPDVVEELFEDGSAMLSKRLTTGYALQRMFEPSSCAICQLRLAYGQGISIHANPLQHEKMQGWQGPFLCRSCHEKKEAMEGKRRPIDPSAADAFSHVGGA, encoded by the exons atggcgatggcggcggaggcggcggcggcggcgacggtgccGCTGGGCGTGCTGCTGCGGCGGGAGGTGACGAGCGAGCGCATGGAGCGCCCCGACGTGCTCTGCGGGGAGGCGGCGCGCAGCCGCAAGGGCGAGGACTTCACGCTGCTCCTCGCCGAGGCCGCGCACCGCGTCGCCGGCGACCCCTCCACCTCCTTCTCCGTCTTCGCG CTGTTCGATGGGCACAACGGATCGGGAGCGGCCATTTACGCAAAGAAGAATCTGCTCAGCAATGTCCTGCGCGCTACTCCTTCGGGCCTCACCAGGGACGAGTGGCTTAAGGTGCTTCCACGCTCGCTTGTCGCCGCGTTTGTCAAGACGGATAAAGATCTGCAAGCAGTAG CTGAAACTTCTGGTACAACTGTGACATTTGTGATCATAGACGAGTGGGTTGTAACTGTGGCATCAGTTGGCGATTCACGCTGCATACTAGAGTCCGCTGATGGTTCGCTATACCATTTGTCagctgatcatcgctttgactccAACAGAGATGA GGTAGAACGCGTCACTGCATGTGGAAGCAAG GTTGGTCCTTTAAGATGCTGGCCAGGTGGCCTGTGCCTATCTAGATCAATCGGGGACATAGATGTTGGTGAATGTATCATTCCTGTTCCTCATGTGAAGCAAGTGAAG CTATCTAATGCTGGAGGCAGAATTATTATTGCAAGTGATGGCGTTTGGGATGATCTGAGTTTTGAAATGGCTCTTGAATGTTCTCGTGGATACCCATCCGATATAGCTGCCAATCGAATTGTTAAT GAGGCAATCCTACCTCGAGGACTAAGAGATGATACTACCTGCATTGTGGTTGACATACTACCTCCGGAAAAACTAGCTCCTAGTCCTCCAACAAAGTGGCAGGGGAAGATTGTAAATAAAATGTTCTGTAGAAAACATCCAGATATGTCTTTTAAAACAGATACAGAATACGCTGAGCCAGATGTGGTGGAAGAACTGTTTGAGGATGGATCGGCGATGCTCTCGAAAAG GCTTACTACAGGATACGCGCTTCAGCGCATGTTTGAACCCTCCAGCTGTGCAATTTGCCAGTTAAGACTGGCATATGGTCAGGGGATTTCCATACATGCTAACCCACTGCAACACGAAAAAATGCAAGGTTGGCAAGGTCCTTTCCTCTGCCGAAGCTGTCATGAAAAGAAGGAGGCAATGGAGGGTAAACGACGTCCAATAG ATCCATCGGCGGCAGATGCCTTCAGTCACGTGGGAGGGGCCTAA
- the LOC127301860 gene encoding probable protein phosphatase 2C 69 isoform X1, translating to MAMAAEAAAAATVPLGVLLRREVTSERMERPDVLCGEAARSRKGEDFTLLLAEAAHRVAGDPSTSFSVFALFDGHNGSGAAIYAKKNLLSNVLRATPSGLTRDEWLKVLPRSLVAAFVKTDKDLQAVAETSGTTVTFVIIDEWVVTVASVGDSRCILESADGSLYHLSADHRFDSNRDEVERVTACGSKVGQLNVVGGPEVGPLRCWPGGLCLSRSIGDIDVGECIIPVPHVKQVKLSNAGGRIIIASDGVWDDLSFEMALECSRGYPSDIAANRIVNEAILPRGLRDDTTCIVVDILPPEKLAPSPPTKWQGKIVNKMFCRKHPDMSFKTDTEYAEPDVVEELFEDGSAMLSKRLTTGYALQRMFEPSSCAICQLRLAYGQGISIHANPLQHEKMQGWQGPFLCRSCHEKKEAMEGKRRPIDPSAADAFSHVGGA from the exons atggcgatggcggcggaggcggcggcggcggcgacggtgccGCTGGGCGTGCTGCTGCGGCGGGAGGTGACGAGCGAGCGCATGGAGCGCCCCGACGTGCTCTGCGGGGAGGCGGCGCGCAGCCGCAAGGGCGAGGACTTCACGCTGCTCCTCGCCGAGGCCGCGCACCGCGTCGCCGGCGACCCCTCCACCTCCTTCTCCGTCTTCGCG CTGTTCGATGGGCACAACGGATCGGGAGCGGCCATTTACGCAAAGAAGAATCTGCTCAGCAATGTCCTGCGCGCTACTCCTTCGGGCCTCACCAGGGACGAGTGGCTTAAGGTGCTTCCACGCTCGCTTGTCGCCGCGTTTGTCAAGACGGATAAAGATCTGCAAGCAGTAG CTGAAACTTCTGGTACAACTGTGACATTTGTGATCATAGACGAGTGGGTTGTAACTGTGGCATCAGTTGGCGATTCACGCTGCATACTAGAGTCCGCTGATGGTTCGCTATACCATTTGTCagctgatcatcgctttgactccAACAGAGATGA GGTAGAACGCGTCACTGCATGTGGAAGCAAGGTTGGGCAACTGAATGTTGTTGGTGGTCCAGAG GTTGGTCCTTTAAGATGCTGGCCAGGTGGCCTGTGCCTATCTAGATCAATCGGGGACATAGATGTTGGTGAATGTATCATTCCTGTTCCTCATGTGAAGCAAGTGAAG CTATCTAATGCTGGAGGCAGAATTATTATTGCAAGTGATGGCGTTTGGGATGATCTGAGTTTTGAAATGGCTCTTGAATGTTCTCGTGGATACCCATCCGATATAGCTGCCAATCGAATTGTTAAT GAGGCAATCCTACCTCGAGGACTAAGAGATGATACTACCTGCATTGTGGTTGACATACTACCTCCGGAAAAACTAGCTCCTAGTCCTCCAACAAAGTGGCAGGGGAAGATTGTAAATAAAATGTTCTGTAGAAAACATCCAGATATGTCTTTTAAAACAGATACAGAATACGCTGAGCCAGATGTGGTGGAAGAACTGTTTGAGGATGGATCGGCGATGCTCTCGAAAAG GCTTACTACAGGATACGCGCTTCAGCGCATGTTTGAACCCTCCAGCTGTGCAATTTGCCAGTTAAGACTGGCATATGGTCAGGGGATTTCCATACATGCTAACCCACTGCAACACGAAAAAATGCAAGGTTGGCAAGGTCCTTTCCTCTGCCGAAGCTGTCATGAAAAGAAGGAGGCAATGGAGGGTAAACGACGTCCAATAG ATCCATCGGCGGCAGATGCCTTCAGTCACGTGGGAGGGGCCTAA